The genomic region CATCCGGGCCTCGGCCGGCAAGAGCTACCTGAAGCTGGAGTGGTGCGACCGCGAGCACCACCGGGCGTTCGTGAACACCCTCCCGTTCGCCACCGGCATCCGCCGCTGACACCCTGGGGACCTCTGTGGCGATTGGCAATCTCTCCGACGCCTTCACCAGCCTGATGTTCGGCAAGGTGGAGACCACCCGGCTGCCGGTGCGGACCTCCACCGGCCAGGCCCAGGCCGTCTACCTGCCCACCGCCGCACCGGGGTTGGGCGACTCCGGGGTGATCATCGGCCGCGAGGTGTACAGCGGCAAGGGGTACGTCTACGACCCGTTCCAGCTCTACGGCCAGCAACTCCCGGCCCCGCACTGGCTGGTGCTCGGCGAGTCGGGCAACGGCAAGTCGGCGCTGGAGAAGACGTATGTGCTGCGCCAGTTGCGCTTCCGCGACCGGCAGGTGGTGGTGCTGGACGCGCAGGGCGAGGACGGGGTCGGCGAGTGGAACCTGATCGCCAACGCGCTGGGCATAAAGTCCGTCCGGCTGGACCCGATGGCGGCCCGTGACGGCGGCGTGAAGCTCAACCCGCTGGACCCGGCGATCACCACCACCGGCCAGCTCTCGCTGCTGCGCACCATCATCGAGGTGGCCATGGGCCGCAGCCTGGAGGAGCGGGCCGGGTTCGCACTGAAGGCCGCGCACGCCCATGTCCGCGCGACGGTGACGGACCGTCAGCCGATCCTCGGCGACATCATCGACACGCTGCGCCGCCCCGACCTGTCCTCGGTGGAGTCGCTCGGGGTGGATCCCGAGGAGGTCCAGTCCTGGGGCCTGGACGTCGCGCTGGTGCTGGACCGGCTGGTCGACGGTGACCTGCGCGGCATGTTCGACGGGTCGACCACCGATGGCATCGACCTGGACGCCCCGCTGATCGTCTTCGACCTCTCGCACATCGACCGCAACTCGATCGCGATGCCGATCCTGATGGCGATCGTCGGCGTCTGGCTGGAGCACACCTGGATCCGCCCCGACCGGAAGAAGCGGATCTTCCTGGTCGAGGAGGCCTGGCACATCATCAACAGCCCGTTCGTGGCCCAACTCTTCCAGCGCCTGCTGAAGTTCGGCCGCCGCCTGGGGCTGTCCTTCGTCGC from Kitasatospora azatica KCTC 9699 harbors:
- a CDS encoding ATP-binding protein, which produces MFGKVETTRLPVRTSTGQAQAVYLPTAAPGLGDSGVIIGREVYSGKGYVYDPFQLYGQQLPAPHWLVLGESGNGKSALEKTYVLRQLRFRDRQVVVLDAQGEDGVGEWNLIANALGIKSVRLDPMAARDGGVKLNPLDPAITTTGQLSLLRTIIEVAMGRSLEERAGFALKAAHAHVRATVTDRQPILGDIIDTLRRPDLSSVESLGVDPEEVQSWGLDVALVLDRLVDGDLRGMFDGSTTDGIDLDAPLIVFDLSHIDRNSIAMPILMAIVGVWLEHTWIRPDRKKRIFLVEEAWHIINSPFVAQLFQRLLKFGRRLGLSFVAVVHHLSDVVDGAAAKEASAILKMASTRTIYMQKADEARATGRVLGLPRWAVEIIPTLSPGIAVWDVNGNVQVVKHIITEAERPLVYTDRAMTEDGVAERIRAERQLEAQPEV